cgctaagcgcgctacaccagaaagacaaaaaccagtgcaacaaaacaaaaattctagtgtgcctccacttaacaactatacatctcatttacagaaaaacagaaaaataaaaccgttggggtgcctcccaaaaagcgctcgttttacgtcgttagctcgacgccttttattgtttcgcgaatggtaagaaacttcctcgcggtacgccaatgctttcgcctcaaacgcaacctaaaggaaacgtcctgcccaaacacttaacaaacgaatcaaaagcaaaagtatatacaagtatgtgtaaaaacaccaaTATACAAggaatggtgaaattgactaaacaagttgaaaattgaagatatgtaatttaagagctaatccgagttcaacttgtttagtaagttcaccaaacaaaacgaaacaagtataactatacaagtatgcgtctatgcacaaaatatacgatatacacatatttacgaaacttaaaacacgaaaccatcgcaatgcgattaatctcaaaaccaatccccggcaacggcgccattttgttgaagcggtaaagcggcaagcaaaaagtaataggtattatttattaccgggtgatataggttatatcgtatcgtagtccacagagattggttgagaagaactgccgttcgactatctcgcgttctaagtttcatgattgggtgcggaaagtaaatgcgggaaaagtaaataaaagcagataaacaatctcaatagtctaagagaaatagttacggaattgcatttcgttctacccgtcgaatacttaaatctgaagatctgtcgctcgacactcacaatacgcatcaacatcacctggcatcactcgagatgccacatcggtgtccatgtctgcaacaccgacgaaagctcaaccgtactattcacatcagcgatttctccaccgacacaaacaacacggaggcattagactcgatacccactacgattgttagtcctaaatccatgtctgcaacccagaaactaacagctatcattcctaatcaagatctatgatgcccatgtctgcaacaccacaaatccagagcatttaagcaaaaagatcaagaacaacaacaatgatgatttgtaaagcgaatatataaacgatcccaatatccacaaatatacatacaataagagtagaaacatacatacaacacccaccattggaatgaaacaaagggaagagagaagatgaaccggaaagatctcaccggtacaatgaaatcgagacagatccatgatcaatccacatgacgtcgcacccaatggtgtttcctaagcctctaaactatcaaaattggaccagagccactccatgggggaaatggatgataaaaaaaccctaaaaaagtgtttttacaacatatatacaagtctgaaagtcgcagaccgcgctaagcgcgcccagcgcgctaagcgggctgctttttatttttcttagaccgccagaccgcgcttagcgccaaaaacccgcgctaagcgcccaactttctgccaaatgggtcaaaaatgctcccagagcccgcttagcgcggtcaagcccgcttagcgcgctcaacagaacagcaaatcttgttttggtcgtatcttgagaaccgtaactccgatttgcgcccggttcgaagcgttggaaagcttattccatgctctatctaacaatgaacaaattgcaaccaaattgatgaatttgatcatccttattttgagccttgtccgccgatgaattggtaaaatcgtgtgttcgccgccgtgtcttcgacactttattcctcaaagcttcgaacacacataaatacctacaaaaagacaacaaaactatcaaacgatatatatttacataaaaatgtaacaaaacacaaacgatacaaatatacacaaaaacggggaattattcaaacggtattaacaaaaagtatcgataagtgccactatttacaaacacaaaataactacattttggcacttaacagttGGTAATATTTAAATCTTCCCTTTTGCCATGCTTAGTACAAAATCACTTGACACACATATCTAAGCCTAACAATGGGATAGGTCGGGGACGATTATTACCCCTCCTAAATCCAAACCTGAATCCCTAAATAATTCATGTTCCCCGCCCTAAACCCCGAACAATGATGGAGAATTAAAACACAAACCGACTCAAATGGATTCGGATTGGGTTCAAGTATCTTCATCCTGCCTCCATCCATTTAATGAaatcaaatttttaatataaatacttggttttccaaaattaaaataaattataaataataaaatgaaacaatttcaaaaaatttcatacttacatttcaaatatattaaatacttcatctttctcaaaataaaaatattgtaagGCTGTAGCACACTGATTAAAAAAAGTAGGGGTGTTCTTGGGTGCTGGTCAACCCACGAACCcgctaaaccaaaccaaaccaactcATAAATTACCCGAACCCATTCATTTATGGGTATACTCAACTCAACCCGCAATAACCCATATAGTTTTGGTTCGGGTATCGGGTTTGAGTTTTGCAACCCGCAAACCCGTTGACCCAACCCATTGATGTTACATTAGtaatttcttaatttttattattattttaaatagaaatataaaattattagctCAGTACTAACCATAATTTTTCCAAAAAGACTTTATTCTCCACCAATAATACTACTAAATCAATGAGTTTACGTAATTCTAAGACTAAATgttctttcttattttcttttgtatcatttcgAACTTACGTATTTTATAACAATAACAAGTCTTGTGGAATTATATACTATTATCTTCATATTGATgaatattattagatattatatgATGTGCTTCGTCCATTTTGTGTGTTAGAAATGAGTATAAATGTAttgaattgtgttacaatatttttaaattgaaaaaaaatattttttttaatttgaaacacaACCCACGAACCCAACCCAACCCAACTCATAAATGAACGGGTCGGTTCGGGTTGGTTTTGATAATGAAATTGCGGGTTGGACGACGAATCCAACCCATTGAAGTTTGAACGGGTTGGATAATGGGTTAGGCCAAACCCGGTCCAATCCAGTGTACAACCCTAAAAAAAGTATTGAGTAAAAGAAATAAatgtactccctctgtcccaaaataaatgtcacatttgtAAAAATTATTTGTCTCAAAATAAGTGTCACTTTTAGTTCTCAATAACAAATAACGATAATTTGGTAAAATTGtcattctctctttcatttattacattttcttaatctgtgtgaaagtgTCAACTATGACACTTATTTTAGGACGGAGGGAGTAACATTTTTACAAAATCGTCCTTAATTGTTATTGGTTACACATGCATTATCATAAATGTAAAGTGAGATTtattactcaatgaacctaaaaagaaaatatttgctCATAATTCAGGCCGGAGGGAGTACATAATAAAGTAAATGAGACGAGTTTGGGATAGATACTAATGTCCTCGTTATCCGGCCAATCATCATATTTTGTAAtcgaaaaaaattaaaactcaaactcaaattcaatcaaaacaaATTTCTTTCCGTCAACTTCGAGACGAGTTTATGTCAGTATCCGCAGATACGAGTTTTGTTGTCATGCTTATACATATCTTTTTATATTGCAttactaaaaaaaagaaaaagaaaatatgatgTAATAAAAAATACTTGCAtacttttttttctcaaaaaatatatatatatatatatatttttttacgaAATTCCACATAGAAACGTTGAGTTGCTTCAACCAGGGTTGAAGTTGAACCCGAACAGCGAAGATACTGACTAACCGGAGAAGTGAAAAGGAACTACTCACCGGCGGAATACATGACAGGCGAAGAATTCTCTGGTCCTCCCGGACCAAAACTCACGCGTCTCGTCTACTTCGTCGGCGCCGCAGGTAATCCAATTTCCGATCTCTTTCTTACTCGTTCGCAACTTGTATCGAATTTCATCGCTATTACAAACGGTTTCAGTGGCTTGCACCGTTGCAATCAACAAATGGCGCGAGTTCGAAAGTAAGTCAATCATCGAACAACAGGAGAAGCAGCCAGGAGTCAAGGTAGTCGCGGAGATCAGTAATTCGTCGGATTCTGTTGGTGTTCATAAAGCTCTCAAATAAGGTTAGGGTTTTGTAGTTTCcttgttgttattgtttttgGCTATTGTATTTGGAATGCTTATATTCATATATGATCGATGTTTTGACTTGATTGGTGGTTGTAAGTTGTAACTTGTaagaagatgattttgaatcaaattAAGTGTGTTGGGTAGTTGTGATTTGTCCTCTtaactttgaatttgaatatgagACATTGGTTAGATCAAGTTCTGGATGCTTgtgatttgttattttgtttgattGGAAATGGATAGTTATGTTATGTAAGACTTGCAAGATATGAAGCACGGAAACCAGAAACACGAGAAACTGACACATTGGCaatgataataatttgaaaaaaaatgaataaattaaacataaccataaatGTTGGTGTCGGACACAAATACTGAcacaaacacatatttttttagaGGTGTCTGTGTTATAGAGCTTGGGAATTTTTTGGGATTGTATTGAAAGAAAGGTTTATAATCACTGTCCCGCAGTTTGCAGTTGTGATATGGACCTTTTTATAAAACCACTGCAGAAAGCGTAGCATAGTGTGGTAGAAGAAGACTTACAATTTGTTAATAAATTGTaattgcttattattattattttgataaaattaaataaaagcttAACTAGACTTTATTACTTGAGTATAATATTCAGAATTGTTTGCTAAATCTCACTTTAGTTATCTGATATAAACAATCAGATGTAATGTTGGACTTCAAAACTACTTTAGATTATATACACAGTACATTATCATGCTCAAAGGGACACCGGTGTTTGATTACAGTACATGAGTGGAATGTGAGATGGTTTTATTGTTTTTTGTGATTGACTAAAGGTAGTTATTTAGAAATTATTGTAGTTTGTGTTTAAATGTTCAAATATCAATATGCCATATGAAATTAATAACAGAACTTAGGTTGGGTAGGTAATGTTTCTCCAAAGTATCAGCTTGATGCGTCAAATATTTATGGTTTTCTCTAGGTTGCGACTTCAGAGATTTACTTATGGCCATCGGTTGGAAAGGGGAGGGTTACTTTGAGGTTCacttcaaaatttcaaatatcaaaaGGAATTTGGGATCGTGTTTACTAAATTTTTGGAAGCCAAAAACTACAAGCTCTTGTGCAACTCAAGTAAAATTATTTGTATAGTGCTGAATGTCTCGAACAGATATTTTCCTTGCACTTATTATTGCTTAAAATTTGCCTGTGTAATGTTACTTTAACCTCAAACTGCAAGTTAAGAGTTACGTTGGTCAGCGATCCTTTTGATCATCCAATATGCAGTAAATTAAACTACCGATTCTCCTTGACTTGCTTCTTTTTCTATATACTGTGAAACAAAGGTTTCTGTTATTCTCTCTACTGAGTTGTGTTTTGCTATATAACTGTCTGGCTTCGCACATCATTTCCACTGAACCCTTCCCCTAAAACACTACAGAAAAAATTTACATTTGATTAGGTCGGTGGTTGATTAAATTTCTGTATTTCTTTATGCTGGTTAGTCAACTGATGTTTAAAGCTTTATCTCTTCCCTATGTTAACTGATTCAAATATACAATCCCACCATGTTCATTCTAAACCTGCAGAAATAGACCAGCATTGATTAGATGTCGATGTTTACTTATGTCGATTACTATTTTGTTGTTTGATATCTGAATGAGGGTTGAGAAGTTGTTGCTTAGACACAGATCTATAGTCTGTTGATCTGTGTTATTGGAACGTTCTGTTGATCTGTGTTATAGGAACGTTCAATAACATGAAGATAATCTGATAAGAATGGTTGCATCAGGTTAGATGTAGTAAGCAACAAAAGATAAAGCTGTaatctagattttttttttatcacgCTCAATTTAGCAGAACTAATTCCCCGTTCATCCATTTTCTTGCTTAATGAGTATAAGAAGATCTACTTGGTACAACTACAACCTTGCTGGAGTGAGTTTATTTTCTGGGCTTTATGACTTTAAGTTGTCAAAATAAATATCTTGCTGAGAATCTCTTGGGAATTTGACAAGTTTGGGTTCAGCTAAAGTTTTGATGCAAAGTCAGGAGCTTTCCTTGTATATAAATATCAACTTCATTTATTGATGTATGACAATGCCTACAATCCCGAATTACCAACCCCTAGTTAGGGATTTTCGTTGATTGGGCTGACCTGCTCGACCTAGCCTAACCAAACCCAACATTACCCAGTTGGGTTAGTATCCATGTAAAACTAGCTTTAAATATGCAGGAACAGTTCTCATTGGACTGGATTCCATTTTCTATGATTTTCAACTTGCCAAATGCAAGGCTACCCAATCTcacattattattaaaaaaaacaaaacctaCTCTACCCAAATTAAGTCTCTCCTCAATATTAACATTGTGTTTGCATAGAGATGGTATGCATGTGCTCTGTTTTTAGGAGTTTTGAGTGATTGTGTATAGTGTATGCAGAACTGCGATcccacatttttatttatttaagtcaGAACCAGGCCTAGTTTTTTTGAAGCCTTTGTATGTGTATTCTGACCTTGTTTAGCAATGTGAACCGTTTCTGCTTTATTTATTGGGATCCATTGTTTCATTTCACTTACTAAAAAACCCTATTCCCATTGTCTCATGACTGAGTTTGTGATGATCTGTTTTTGTGAGCATAACTCACCCTCTCTTGTGCTCTGTTTTTGCGACCAAAACTCTGCCTTCTTGTGCTCTGTTTTTTGCGACCAAAACTTAGCCTTCATGTGCGCTGTTTTATTTAACCAAAACCTCTCCGTTGCTGTGAACTGTTTATGTGACCAGAACTCATCCTCTCTCGTACTCTGTTGTCGCAACCAAAGtcctctttatttattattattattttttgtggaATGTTATTGCCACGGTTGTCAGTATTGGGATCCCACTAAAGATCGTTTGGATCTGGAAAAAGCGTAAATCGTAGGATAATAACAAGGGTCCAACGATCTCAGAAAATAGACAAGATTGCATAAATAACTAGGAAAAAAAAACCTTAACTTAAAATTCTCATTAATTTAATCATAAGTAGCAAACATTCATCTAAAAAACataattttctcaaaatcgcAAACATAAGCTGAAAACGTAATTGTTTCAATCATCATCTCAACTCAaacataatgaaaataaaattcggGAGAACGAAAGATGAATTGCTGGGCCGAAGGGAGAAGATATGAATTGCAATATTAGAGATGAGAATAGTTGAAGAAACTCATCTGAATTTATTGAAGGAATAAAAGGAGAAGAATTGATTCTTATTGAATGAGAACATATTCATATTGAATGAATAGTAAATGATTAGAAATTTCCAATGCGGTTGCGCAGCATTCACCTTTCTAATTCTCAAATGTTCATTTAAAATGCAGCAAGTCCCAACGCCCTAACCTTTACGTGTGCAGCTTCCAAAGAAATAGGGTAAAATTCCAAAAGAATGGGTAGAATCCTAGTGTTTAATGACCGAGTCGAAAGAGGATGAGGCCATAAAGTGGATCGCGTGGATCTCAATATCCCACGATTCACCTCTTTTCCTCTGCGCGTCAACCGCTCCTGCTTCTGCCTTGATCTTTGCACCACCTTACTCGGTGGACGGTTGCTGGCGTGCGAGATCGTATCATCTAAGAAGTTATAGCGCAATCCTGACTACCATGGTTATTGTTATTGAGTTCTGCTGCTTTGTGTACTGTTTTTGTTGTCGAGTTCTTCACTTTGTTTCACTAGAATGCCTAGTTTTGCTGCTGTAATTGGTGATTTAAGCAAGCCTAGCTAAAGTTGTTTTCTTCATGACTTATGAAATTATGAGGTACTGGTTATTTTAGACATTATTAACTAACTTCCTTATAGTTATGACTCTAAGTTTAATTAAGTATTTGTATCCAAAGGTTAACTCTCCCTTACTAATACAAATTTATGCACGAGTGCTAGTTTATATACATATTATGAGTTGTATGAATTTTTATAGAATCTTACATTTCATGTTACTATTTCACGTTTTACAATTTTACTACCCTAAAGTGTGGGAAGTGGGGACTATGCACGCTTCCCTTTCCCTCTAAATTAGTAAACAAAGCTTAAGAAATCAGGATCATGAAAGAGGGATCTATACAAGAGGATCATTGTGAGCTGTGCGAAAATTGTCTTGCCAAATTGAGCCTTCACGATTTGCTATCTTTAAATTAGTTGATTTCATGGTATTGGGTATTCCTAAGATACAGGTTGGAAATATGTATTTTAGCACTACTATATGATCCTCTAGTCAGATAGATATACAAAGACTTTATGGAAGAACAATTAGGTAGACATATAAGTTGCCTACATCCCACGAATTGTTCAGTACAGAAAAGGGTGTTTTACACTCCATTCTCATGAGAATTGAGCTCAAAGCTGTCAAATTTGAGTTTTTACGTGAACTCGTTGTTTTGCGTAGGTAGTATCGACTTGTATGCATGACATATATACTTATATAGTCCTATAAAttcattaataatttaaaattttaacttataaAAAAACTGGTGGAAAGGGCCGGGCCTTTTGAATTGAGATTCATTTTTACTGTCTTGTTGTGTTGTCAGTGGGTGGTTGGTTTTTCTCAGGTGTGGGGAAGAATTTGTACTGTTACTCATGGTGTTGGTTTTTTGCTTTTGCTGGCTGGCATTTAGTTTCGTTGCAAAAGTGTTTGTTTTTGCTGATACATCTTGTATCTTTTTTATTCCCTCAAACGAAttatgttttgttgttttttcttctttttttttaactaAACAACAGACAACACATTAGCATTTACTATCTAAATTGTGTCCACATATTATCAGGATATTTACCAGGATGTCTGGCTAAAAGGGTATAATAATCTCCTAAGAGTTGGCCTACTGGAGCATAATAGTTTTTGTAATAGACACTTCATGGAAGAACCTCTACTAGTCCATTTGGCGTGAGGTAGATGTTATTTTCTTTGCAAGTGCTTCCTTTTTTTGAACAGCTTGCAAGTGCTTCCTGGTTTTGTAATGGGACACTATTCCTTCACTTtaaatttacattttttttttgataaattagAAGGGTATAATATAGAAGATAATCTATATTAATATAATCTCAACTCTTTTGTCCCTAGTGGGGAAGTAACATGTATTCTTAACTGACGAGTCtaattttattcataaaataaaatagaaacagATTATATGTTTGTTCTACATTTTCATGATGAGCAAGTACCACCTGCACATGCAGGCTGCTGCTTTCAACATTCATCTTGGAAAGCCAAACAATGTACAAATAGACACGAAAATAGTTGACATCAACTACATGACTTTCACAGGATATCAGTGAAAGAAGTGATGTTATGAAACGTACTAAAAACATATGCAAAAGGGATAATTATTCAtggatttaatttaaaatatatattaaattaagcTTTATTTGTTGAATGTATATAATCTAAAGAACTAAATTCAAAAATCTACCAATTTTTTTGGCATGAttggaaaaagacaaaatagttgAATAAAGAAGAAAATGAAGTGACATGGGATGAGATAGAGTCATGGATGGAAATGATAGAACGTAAGCAATGAATTCATGTGTGAATTAACATGGTTTTAGATTTCAATTTAATTTCTATAAGTATGTTACAAAGTGGGGACTTGAGAGAGATGTCTTTTCCCCAAATCTGATAAGCTTATATGTTCCCGACAATATCTGAGCGTCAAATGTGCATGATGACATTCCTTAAATAGAATGATATGTTTTCATCAGTTCAAAGCATTCCAGAGAACTATGAGTAAGATCTAAACTATTTTCAAGGTTTGCCTACAATGTTGAAAATAATATGATTGTTAAAACTTTGAAAATAAAAAGACTATTTAAATATATGGTTTAATACTACGGTTTATTAGTGCATTTTTTTACCTTGCACATTCTGAAAAACGATTTTGTTAATAATCAACCCATCTAACTAACTCTCATCATACCCACATCTGTTTTTTGTCacattattgttaattatttagCTTGCCAACAGtgttgaaaataaaaagaaata
The sequence above is drawn from the Vicia villosa cultivar HV-30 ecotype Madison, WI unplaced genomic scaffold, Vvil1.0 ctg.003591F_1_1, whole genome shotgun sequence genome and encodes:
- the LOC131641235 gene encoding uncharacterized protein LOC131641235, whose product is MTGEEFSGPPGPKLTRLVYFVGAAVACTVAINKWREFESKSIIEQQEKQPGVKVVAEISNSSDSVGVHKALK